One region of Qipengyuania sp. SS22 genomic DNA includes:
- a CDS encoding site-2 protease family protein: protein MTETLLLAAILIPCLIVAIVFHEVAHGWAALALGDPTAKEQRRLSLNPIRHIDPIGTLLVPGTLALFGGPIFGWAKPVPVRGDRLRNPRFGMVAVAAAGPGTNLLLALVGAVVFGALSGTIIAAGAVPPDWLLTAGGMFILINVFLALFNLLPIPPFDGSHIVGGLLPRKWAVNWQRLQSLGMLFFIVLIAATWAFPDSGLIENTVLPPVLWMQERYFELAEWVARGIAE, encoded by the coding sequence ATGACCGAAACCCTCCTCCTCGCGGCGATCCTGATCCCGTGCCTGATCGTCGCCATCGTGTTCCACGAGGTGGCACATGGCTGGGCCGCGCTTGCGCTGGGCGATCCCACCGCCAAGGAACAGCGGCGGCTGTCGCTCAACCCGATCCGCCATATCGACCCGATCGGCACACTGCTGGTCCCCGGTACGCTGGCACTGTTCGGCGGACCGATCTTCGGCTGGGCGAAACCCGTCCCGGTACGCGGCGACCGCCTGCGCAATCCCCGTTTCGGCATGGTCGCTGTGGCCGCGGCAGGACCGGGGACCAACCTGCTGCTGGCCCTGGTGGGGGCCGTGGTGTTCGGCGCCCTTTCGGGCACGATCATCGCCGCGGGCGCGGTGCCGCCCGACTGGCTGTTGACCGCAGGCGGCATGTTCATCCTGATCAACGTCTTCCTGGCGCTGTTCAACCTGCTGCCGATCCCGCCCTTCGATGGTTCGCATATCGTCGGCGGCCTGCTGCCACGCAAATGGGCGGTCAATTGGCAGAGGCTCCAGTCGCTCGGCATGCTGTTCTTCATCGTGCTGATCGCCGCAACCTGGGCCTTCCCCGACAGCGGGCTGATCGAGAACACCGTGCTGCCGCCGGTATTGTGGATGCAGGAACGCTATTTCGAACTGGCCGAGTGGGTCGCACGCGGGATTGCGGAATGA
- a CDS encoding thymidine kinase: MAKLYFYYASMNAGKSSTLLQTAFNYGERGMRVSLWTAALDNRPGFGAISSRIGLASDAHRYETDTDIETRVLADHAADPIACVLVDEAQFLTRDHVWQLARLADDAGIPVLCYGLRTDFQGELFTGSASLLGIADALIELKAVCDCGRKATMNLRVDAQGKAVREGAQTEIGGSDRYVAMCRRHFCEALAG, encoded by the coding sequence GTGGCCAAGCTCTATTTCTATTATGCGAGCATGAATGCGGGGAAGAGCTCGACCCTGCTGCAGACCGCGTTCAATTATGGCGAGCGCGGTATGCGCGTGTCGCTGTGGACTGCGGCGCTCGACAATCGGCCGGGGTTCGGCGCGATTTCCAGCCGTATCGGGCTGGCCAGCGATGCGCATCGCTACGAAACCGATACCGATATCGAAACCCGGGTGCTGGCCGACCATGCCGCCGACCCGATCGCCTGTGTGCTGGTGGACGAGGCGCAATTCCTCACCCGCGACCATGTCTGGCAATTGGCGCGGCTGGCCGACGATGCGGGTATCCCGGTGCTCTGCTATGGCCTGCGCACCGATTTCCAGGGCGAACTGTTTACCGGCTCCGCCTCGCTGCTTGGCATTGCCGATGCGCTGATCGAATTGAAGGCGGTCTGCGATTGCGGCCGCAAGGCGACGATGAACCTGCGCGTCGATGCACAAGGCAAAGCGGTGCGCGAAGGCGCGCAGACCGAAATCGGCGGGAGCGACCGCTATGTCGCCATGTGCCGGCGGCATTTTTGCGAAGCGCTGGCGGGTTGA
- the rbfA gene encoding 30S ribosome-binding factor RbfA codes for MARNDSTPEQQSVRVLKVGERVRHILSELLARGEAHDDVLSASNIAVTEVRMTPDLRNAKAYVKPLLGEDEGQVLKALRTNTAFFQKEVAQRLGLKFAPKLNFQPDESFDEADRIEQLLSDPKVVRDLDDED; via the coding sequence ATGGCCCGCAACGACTCCACTCCCGAACAGCAATCGGTCCGCGTCCTCAAGGTGGGCGAGCGGGTCCGCCATATCCTGTCCGAACTGCTCGCGCGCGGCGAGGCGCATGACGACGTGCTCTCGGCCAGCAACATCGCGGTCACCGAAGTGCGGATGACGCCCGATCTGCGCAATGCGAAGGCCTATGTGAAACCGCTGCTGGGCGAGGACGAGGGGCAGGTGCTCAAGGCGCTGCGGACCAACACCGCCTTCTTCCAGAAAGAGGTCGCGCAGCGGCTCGGCCTCAAATTCGCGCCCAAGCTCAACTTCCAGCCCGACGAGAGCTTCGACGAGGCCGACCGGATCGAACAATTGCTGAGCGATCCCAAGGTGGTGCGCGACCTCGACGACGAGGACTGA
- a CDS encoding PaaI family thioesterase, whose amino-acid sequence MTATEHALGAAHADLMGVAFDSFDKEREEITLRFHAPDSFITPRGSVQGGLVAGFLDEVMGWAHVWATDHAEAPLNLDISMSLLKPVMAGPLIGKGRVIRRGRKVIFLEGELFDEAGKLLARATSTAIPTPRPGGAA is encoded by the coding sequence GTGACTGCGACCGAACACGCGCTTGGCGCGGCCCATGCCGACCTCATGGGGGTCGCATTCGACAGCTTCGACAAGGAGCGCGAGGAAATCACCCTACGGTTTCACGCGCCCGACAGCTTCATTACCCCGCGCGGCAGCGTGCAGGGCGGGCTCGTCGCGGGTTTCCTCGACGAGGTGATGGGCTGGGCGCATGTCTGGGCCACCGATCACGCCGAAGCGCCGCTCAATCTCGACATTTCGATGAGCCTGCTCAAGCCGGTCATGGCGGGGCCGTTGATCGGCAAGGGCCGGGTAATCCGCCGCGGGCGCAAGGTCATCTTCCTCGAAGGCGAACTGTTCGACGAGGCGGGCAAGCTGCTCGCCCGCGCGACCAGTACCGCGATCCCCACACCGCGTCCGGGCGGGGCCGCCTGA
- the infB gene encoding translation initiation factor IF-2, translating into MSDDEKKPARKPLTLKGAQPGEVKQTFSHGRTNKVAVEVKRRRKLVKPGETPPPAEPAPAPPPPAPEPTPAPAPVAEKAAPKKKAAPAGETPQERVARLQREAEEDRLRQAEDARKREEQQARQAAEDQKKRAEDKRKAEEEAAQQAATATKPAAEAPAEVAEETPAEEAPAAKDAGSTPSPAPRRFTPVARPEPKKPERKKKEEKPARGAEPVDKRRSGKLTVNKALNEDEGRRARSLAALKRAREKERRMQGGPSKPREKQVRDVIVPEAITVGELAKRMGEKGADLVKELFNLDMMVTVNQTIDQDTAELLVDQFGHNIEKVSEADVDIAKEADVDPPETLKPRPAVVTIMGHVDHGKTSLLDALRGANVVKGEAGGITQHIGSYQVQTKGGDAITFLDTPGHAAFTEMRQRGANVTDIVVLVVAADDGIMPQTIEAINHTKAAGVPMIVAINKMDKPEANPDNIRTRLLEHEVIVEKMSGEVQDVEISAKEKTGLDKLLDAISLQAELLELKANPDRMAEATVIEAQLDKGRGPVATVLVTRGTLERGNTFVVGTQSGRVRAIVNDQGKQIKKAGPSMPVEVLGLGGVPSAGDVLSVVENEQRAREVAEYRQEKATEKRTALAPTSFDTMFNNLASDVVEFPVLVKADVQGSVEAITSALHNLSNDLIKVRVLHAGVGAITESDVQLAAASKAPIIGFNVRPNAKARELVKRDGVEMKYYDVIYHLTDEIAKEMAGELGPERIEHVVGRAAVKEVFRSGKKDKAAGLLVEEGVIRKGLHARLTRDDVIVSATTIASLRRFKDDVDEVRTGLECGVVLADTNDIKAGDQLEVFEVEERERTL; encoded by the coding sequence ATGAGCGACGACGAAAAGAAACCAGCCCGCAAGCCGCTGACCCTGAAGGGTGCGCAGCCGGGCGAGGTCAAGCAGACCTTCAGCCACGGCCGCACCAACAAGGTCGCGGTCGAGGTGAAGCGCCGCCGTAAGCTCGTGAAGCCCGGCGAAACCCCGCCGCCCGCAGAGCCGGCGCCCGCGCCGCCGCCGCCCGCACCCGAGCCGACCCCGGCTCCGGCACCGGTTGCCGAAAAGGCTGCGCCGAAGAAGAAAGCCGCGCCCGCTGGCGAGACTCCGCAGGAACGCGTCGCGCGGCTCCAGCGCGAAGCCGAGGAAGATCGCCTGCGGCAGGCCGAGGACGCGCGCAAGCGCGAAGAACAGCAGGCGCGTCAGGCTGCCGAAGACCAGAAGAAGCGCGCCGAAGACAAGCGCAAGGCCGAGGAAGAGGCTGCCCAGCAGGCTGCTACTGCGACCAAGCCCGCTGCCGAAGCGCCTGCGGAAGTGGCCGAAGAAACGCCCGCCGAGGAAGCGCCCGCCGCCAAGGATGCGGGCAGCACGCCTTCGCCTGCGCCGCGCCGGTTCACCCCGGTTGCGCGTCCCGAGCCCAAGAAACCCGAGCGCAAGAAGAAGGAAGAAAAGCCTGCACGCGGTGCAGAGCCCGTCGACAAGCGCCGGTCGGGCAAGCTGACGGTCAACAAGGCCCTCAACGAGGACGAAGGTCGCCGTGCCCGTTCGCTCGCCGCGCTCAAGCGTGCGCGCGAGAAGGAACGCCGGATGCAGGGCGGCCCGTCGAAGCCGCGCGAAAAGCAGGTCCGCGATGTTATCGTCCCCGAGGCGATCACGGTTGGCGAACTGGCCAAGCGCATGGGCGAAAAGGGTGCCGACCTCGTCAAGGAACTCTTCAATCTCGACATGATGGTTACCGTCAACCAGACGATCGACCAGGACACTGCGGAATTGCTGGTCGACCAGTTCGGCCACAATATCGAGAAGGTTTCCGAAGCCGATGTCGACATCGCCAAGGAAGCCGATGTCGATCCGCCCGAAACGCTCAAGCCGCGTCCGGCAGTGGTCACCATCATGGGCCATGTCGATCACGGCAAGACCAGCCTGCTCGATGCCCTGCGCGGCGCCAATGTCGTCAAGGGTGAAGCCGGCGGTATCACGCAGCATATCGGCAGCTACCAGGTGCAGACGAAGGGCGGCGATGCCATCACCTTCCTCGACACGCCGGGTCACGCCGCCTTTACCGAGATGCGCCAGCGCGGTGCCAATGTCACCGATATCGTGGTGCTGGTGGTGGCGGCCGATGACGGCATCATGCCGCAGACGATCGAGGCCATCAATCACACCAAGGCCGCGGGCGTCCCGATGATCGTTGCGATCAACAAGATGGACAAGCCCGAAGCCAATCCGGACAACATCCGCACGCGTCTGCTCGAACACGAAGTGATCGTCGAGAAGATGTCGGGCGAGGTGCAGGACGTCGAAATCTCCGCAAAGGAGAAGACCGGTCTCGACAAGCTGCTCGACGCGATCAGCCTGCAGGCCGAACTGCTCGAACTGAAGGCCAATCCCGATCGCATGGCCGAAGCGACGGTCATCGAAGCGCAGCTCGACAAGGGCCGCGGGCCGGTGGCCACTGTGCTGGTGACGCGCGGTACGCTCGAGCGTGGCAACACCTTCGTGGTGGGCACCCAAAGCGGCCGCGTCCGCGCGATCGTCAACGACCAGGGCAAGCAGATCAAGAAGGCCGGCCCGTCGATGCCGGTCGAGGTCCTCGGGCTGGGCGGCGTGCCGTCTGCCGGTGACGTGCTGAGCGTGGTCGAAAACGAACAGCGCGCGCGCGAAGTGGCGGAATACCGCCAGGAAAAGGCGACCGAGAAGCGCACCGCGCTGGCGCCGACCAGCTTCGATACGATGTTCAACAACCTCGCTTCGGATGTGGTCGAATTCCCCGTGCTGGTGAAAGCCGATGTCCAGGGGTCGGTGGAAGCCATCACCTCCGCGCTGCACAATCTGTCGAACGATCTCATCAAGGTTCGCGTGCTGCACGCCGGCGTGGGTGCGATCACCGAAAGCGATGTCCAGTTGGCGGCCGCCTCGAAGGCGCCGATCATCGGCTTCAACGTGCGTCCGAACGCCAAGGCGCGCGAACTGGTCAAGCGCGATGGCGTCGAGATGAAATATTACGACGTCATCTACCACCTGACCGACGAGATCGCGAAGGAAATGGCGGGCGAGCTGGGTCCGGAACGGATCGAACATGTCGTTGGCCGCGCCGCGGTCAAGGAAGTGTTCCGGTCGGGCAAGAAGGACAAGGCGGCTGGTCTGCTGGTCGAGGAAGGCGTCATCCGCAAGGGGCTGCATGCACGCCTCACGCGCGACGACGTCATCGTCTCGGCGACCACGATCGCTTCGCTGCGGCGCTTCAAGGACGATGTGGACGAAGTCCGCACCGGGCTCGAATGCGGCGTGGTGCTGGCCGACACGAACGACATCAAGGCGGGCGACCAGCTTGAAGTCTTCGAAGTCGAGGAGCGCGAACGGACGCTGTAA
- a CDS encoding DUF448 domain-containing protein, whose protein sequence is MRTPPNESLSSDIADTPQARKASEPERRCILSGETAPRETLVRLVASPAGLILPDAQEKAPGRGAWIGVSRDEFAAALAAGKLKGALARAFKTGDLEVSGNLPEMVENALTRVLLDRLGLEMRVGSLILGTQRIAEQARGGAVALLLHARDASEDGRKKLDQAWRVGRDAEGSGERGLELPLDRNALSVALGRDNVVHLALADEAAAARVMKPLKRLMHYLGHDLPAADGPPRRAPMTN, encoded by the coding sequence ATGCGGACTCCACCCAATGAGAGCCTGAGTTCCGACATCGCTGACACGCCGCAGGCCCGGAAAGCTTCCGAGCCCGAACGGCGCTGCATCCTGTCGGGTGAGACGGCCCCGCGCGAAACGCTCGTGCGGCTGGTCGCCTCGCCTGCGGGACTGATCCTGCCCGACGCGCAGGAAAAGGCCCCCGGGCGCGGTGCCTGGATCGGGGTCTCGCGTGACGAGTTTGCCGCTGCGCTTGCAGCAGGTAAGCTCAAGGGCGCGCTGGCACGCGCGTTCAAGACCGGCGATCTCGAAGTGTCCGGGAATTTGCCCGAGATGGTCGAAAATGCGCTGACCCGCGTATTGCTCGACCGGCTGGGGCTCGAAATGCGCGTGGGAAGTCTTATCTTGGGCACCCAGCGCATCGCCGAACAGGCACGCGGCGGGGCGGTAGCCTTGCTCCTGCATGCCCGCGATGCCAGCGAAGACGGGCGCAAGAAACTCGATCAGGCATGGCGTGTCGGGCGCGATGCGGAAGGCTCGGGCGAACGCGGCCTCGAACTGCCTCTGGACCGGAACGCTTTGTCTGTGGCATTGGGCCGCGACAATGTCGTCCATCTGGCGCTGGCCGATGAAGCTGCGGCTGCAAGGGTGATGAAGCCCCTGAAGCGCCTCATGCATTATTTGGGGCATGATCTGCCCGCCGCGGATGGGCCGCCACGCCGCGCGCCGATGACGAATTGA
- the nusA gene encoding transcription termination factor NusA — MASAISANKAELLAIATSVASEKMIDKAIVIEAMEEAIQKSARNRYGAENDIRAKLDPLTGDLRLWRVVEVVEEVEDYFKQIDLKAAEKLQDDAKIGDFIVDPLPPVDLGRIDAQSAKQVIFQKVRDAERERQFEEFKDRAGEVITGVIKSVEFGHVVVNLGRAEGVIRRDQQIPREAARVGERVRALITKVERNNRGPQIFLSRAHPDFMKKLFAQEVPEIYDGIIEIKAAARDPGSRAKIGVISHDSSIDPVGACVGMKGSRVQAVVQELQGEKIDIIPWSDDGATFIVNALQPATVARVVLDEEEGRIEVVVPDDQLSLAIGRRGQNVRLASQLTGNQIDIMTEEEASEKRQKEFAERSKMFEEELDVDETLSQLLVAEGFAELEEVAYVELEELAAIEGFDDDLAEELQNRAKEAIDRQEAAHREARRELGVEDDLAELPHMTEAMLVTLGKAGIKTLDDLADLATDELIARKREAPRRRNNAPADGPPMRRPSVREQDKGGVLGDYGLSEEQGNEIIMAARAHWFEDEEAPAPAETSDTQEAADADSTQ; from the coding sequence ATGGCCAGTGCCATTTCCGCCAACAAGGCTGAACTCCTCGCGATTGCAACCTCGGTCGCCTCCGAAAAGATGATCGACAAGGCGATCGTCATCGAGGCGATGGAAGAAGCGATCCAGAAATCTGCCCGCAACCGTTACGGTGCGGAAAACGACATCCGCGCCAAGCTCGATCCGCTGACCGGCGATCTGCGCCTGTGGCGCGTCGTCGAGGTCGTCGAGGAAGTCGAGGACTACTTCAAGCAGATCGACCTCAAGGCCGCTGAAAAGCTGCAGGACGATGCCAAGATCGGCGATTTCATCGTCGACCCGCTGCCTCCGGTCGACCTTGGCCGCATCGACGCGCAGAGCGCCAAGCAGGTGATCTTCCAGAAGGTCCGCGATGCCGAACGCGAACGCCAGTTCGAAGAATTCAAGGACCGCGCGGGCGAAGTCATCACCGGCGTGATCAAATCGGTCGAGTTTGGCCATGTGGTCGTCAACCTCGGCCGCGCCGAGGGTGTCATCCGCCGCGACCAGCAGATCCCGCGCGAAGCCGCGCGTGTTGGCGAACGCGTCCGCGCGCTGATCACCAAGGTGGAACGCAACAACCGCGGCCCGCAGATCTTCCTCAGCCGCGCGCATCCCGATTTCATGAAGAAGCTGTTCGCGCAGGAAGTGCCCGAAATCTACGATGGCATCATCGAGATCAAGGCCGCCGCCCGCGATCCGGGCAGCCGCGCCAAGATCGGCGTGATCAGCCACGACAGCAGCATCGACCCGGTCGGTGCCTGCGTCGGCATGAAGGGCAGCCGCGTTCAGGCGGTCGTGCAGGAACTGCAGGGCGAAAAGATCGACATCATTCCCTGGAGCGATGACGGCGCGACTTTCATCGTCAACGCGCTTCAGCCGGCCACCGTCGCCCGCGTCGTGCTCGACGAAGAGGAAGGCCGCATCGAAGTCGTCGTTCCCGACGACCAGCTGTCGCTCGCCATCGGTCGCCGCGGCCAGAACGTGCGTCTCGCCAGCCAGCTGACGGGCAACCAGATCGACATCATGACCGAGGAAGAAGCCTCGGAGAAGCGCCAGAAGGAATTCGCCGAGCGCTCGAAGATGTTCGAGGAAGAACTCGACGTCGACGAAACGCTGTCGCAGCTGCTGGTTGCCGAAGGCTTCGCCGAACTCGAGGAAGTCGCCTATGTCGAGCTCGAGGAGCTGGCCGCGATCGAAGGCTTCGACGACGACCTCGCCGAGGAACTCCAGAACCGCGCCAAGGAAGCGATCGACCGCCAGGAAGCCGCGCACCGCGAAGCGCGCCGTGAACTGGGCGTCGAGGACGACCTGGCCGAGCTGCCGCACATGACCGAAGCCATGCTGGTCACGCTGGGCAAGGCAGGCATCAAGACGCTCGACGATCTGGCCGACCTCGCGACCGACGAACTCATTGCGCGCAAGCGCGAAGCACCGCGTCGCCGCAACAATGCTCCCGCCGATGGCCCGCCGATGCGGCGCCCCTCGGTGCGCGAGCAGGACAAGGGCGGCGTGCTGGGTGATTATGGCCTGAGCGAAGAGCAGGGCAACGAGATCATCATGGCGGCCCGCGCGCATTGGTTCGAAGACGAGGAAGCTCCGGCACCCGCCGAGACGTCCGACACGCAGGAGGCCGCCGATGCGGACTCCACCCAATGA
- the rimP gene encoding ribosome maturation protein RimP encodes MADLERLTEVIEPEAQALGFELVRVKMVSSEAGDGGEALQIMAEDPATGQLVIEQCAALSRRVSERMDALEEQGEVLVAGAYHLEVSSPGIDRPLTRAKDFANWAGHEVKISMAKGYDGQRNLRGELKGIEGDTVAVEDRKAGDVFLPRDQIHSAKLVLTDELIAATQPLDTSGADDIEEEKADD; translated from the coding sequence ATGGCCGATCTGGAACGCTTGACCGAAGTGATCGAACCCGAGGCACAGGCCCTTGGTTTCGAGCTCGTGCGCGTCAAGATGGTGTCCTCGGAAGCCGGTGACGGCGGCGAGGCGCTGCAGATTATGGCCGAAGATCCCGCCACCGGCCAGCTGGTGATCGAACAATGCGCTGCGTTGTCGCGCCGGGTGTCCGAGCGTATGGACGCGCTCGAGGAACAGGGTGAAGTGCTGGTGGCCGGCGCCTATCACCTCGAAGTTTCCAGCCCCGGCATCGACCGTCCGCTGACCCGCGCGAAGGATTTCGCCAATTGGGCCGGGCACGAAGTGAAGATTTCCATGGCCAAAGGCTATGACGGCCAGCGCAATCTGCGCGGCGAATTGAAGGGTATCGAAGGCGACACGGTTGCCGTCGAAGACCGCAAGGCGGGCGATGTGTTTCTTCCCCGCGACCAGATACACTCGGCCAAACTCGTTCTTACCGACGAATTGATTGCCGCCACCCAGCCGCTCGACACGAGCGGTGCCGATGACATCGAAGAAGAAAAGGCAGACGACTGA
- the pspF gene encoding phage shock protein operon transcriptional activator, whose product MERENQFIGQSGAFLDAVERASRAAPMRRPVLVIGERGTGKELIAERLHRLSTRWDEPLVVMNCAALPETLIEAELFGHEAGAFTGATRVRAGRFEEADKGTLFLDELGTLSMGAQERLLRAVEYGEVTRIGSSRPTRVDVRIVAATNEDLPAKAERGEFRADLLDRLTFEVITLPPLRVREGDVEVLADYFGRRMAAELGWEGWPGFAPHVAEQLEKYDWPGNVRELRNVVERAIYRWDDWSAPIGHAVFDPFDSPWKPLSPAFRADQAAAPTAAPASSGPDLESIDDLRAAVDGHERTIVEHALGKHRWNQRQTAKALGLSYDQLRHCIKKHALADDS is encoded by the coding sequence ATGGAGCGGGAAAATCAGTTTATCGGCCAGTCGGGGGCCTTTCTCGACGCGGTCGAACGGGCCAGTCGCGCGGCGCCGATGCGGCGCCCGGTGCTGGTCATCGGCGAGCGCGGAACCGGCAAGGAATTGATCGCCGAGCGCCTGCATCGCCTCTCTACCCGGTGGGACGAACCGCTGGTCGTCATGAACTGTGCCGCGCTGCCCGAAACGCTGATCGAGGCCGAATTGTTCGGCCATGAAGCGGGCGCTTTTACCGGCGCTACCAGAGTGCGCGCGGGCCGGTTCGAAGAAGCCGACAAGGGCACGCTATTTCTCGACGAACTGGGTACTTTGTCGATGGGCGCGCAGGAACGGCTGCTGCGCGCGGTCGAATATGGCGAGGTCACCCGCATCGGTTCGAGTCGTCCGACACGCGTCGATGTGCGCATCGTTGCCGCGACCAATGAAGATCTGCCGGCCAAGGCGGAGCGCGGCGAGTTTCGCGCCGATCTGCTCGACCGGCTGACCTTCGAGGTCATCACGCTACCGCCGCTGCGCGTACGCGAGGGCGATGTCGAAGTGCTGGCAGACTACTTCGGCCGCCGGATGGCCGCCGAGCTTGGCTGGGAAGGCTGGCCGGGCTTTGCGCCGCATGTCGCCGAGCAGCTCGAGAAATACGACTGGCCGGGCAATGTCCGCGAATTGCGCAATGTCGTCGAGCGCGCGATCTATCGCTGGGACGACTGGAGCGCACCGATCGGCCATGCGGTGTTCGACCCCTTCGACAGTCCGTGGAAACCCCTCAGTCCCGCGTTTCGCGCAGACCAGGCAGCGGCTCCCACGGCCGCGCCCGCGTCCTCCGGGCCCGATCTGGAAAGCATCGACGATCTGCGCGCGGCGGTCGATGGGCATGAACGCACCATCGTCGAGCATGCGCTGGGCAAGCATCGCTGGAACCAGCGCCAGACCGCCAAGGCGCTTGGTCTGTCGTATGATCAGCTACGGCATTGCATCAAGAAACACGCGCTCGCCGACGACAGCTGA
- the pspA gene encoding phage shock protein PspA codes for MSRIEEEVERLRRSPTPTRDSGRPKTSDFFSSGAPLMGIFSRTRDIIAANFNDMLDKADDPQKMIRMIILEMEETLVEVRASAARTIADQKEMHRHTVKLDKLQADWNEKAQLAISKDREDLARAALVEKKKAVDMSEQLKQEIAVLDDALRAYEQDIQKLQNRLREARSRQTAIAARLESAENRVKLRSLMTNERVDDALTRFDQLERRVDYAEGRADALSIADNSDKPSLSDEIAALEGADAIDDELEQMKKALGKGSAGKED; via the coding sequence TTGTCGCGTATCGAGGAAGAGGTAGAACGGCTCCGCCGGTCGCCGACTCCGACCCGCGACAGCGGACGGCCCAAGACATCGGACTTTTTCTCCAGTGGAGCACCATTGATGGGCATTTTTAGCCGAACTCGCGATATCATCGCCGCCAATTTCAACGATATGCTGGACAAGGCGGACGACCCCCAGAAGATGATCCGCATGATTATCCTCGAGATGGAGGAAACGCTGGTCGAGGTCCGCGCGAGCGCCGCGCGCACCATTGCCGACCAGAAGGAAATGCACCGCCACACGGTCAAGCTCGACAAACTCCAGGCCGACTGGAACGAGAAAGCGCAGCTCGCCATCTCGAAGGACCGCGAGGATCTCGCCCGCGCCGCGCTCGTCGAGAAGAAGAAGGCGGTCGATATGAGCGAGCAGCTCAAACAGGAAATCGCCGTGCTCGACGACGCGTTGCGCGCCTATGAGCAAGACATCCAGAAGCTGCAGAACCGCCTGCGCGAAGCCCGCAGCCGGCAGACGGCGATCGCCGCCCGGCTCGAAAGCGCGGAAAACCGCGTCAAGCTGCGCAGCCTGATGACCAACGAACGCGTCGACGATGCGCTGACGCGGTTCGACCAGCTCGAACGCCGCGTCGATTATGCCGAAGGCCGCGCCGATGCGCTGAGCATTGCCGACAACTCCGACAAGCCCAGCCTGTCGGACGAGATCGCCGCGCTCGAGGGCGCCGATGCGATCGATGATGAACTCGAACAGATGAAGAAGGCGCTCGGCAAGGGCAGCGCCGGCAAGGAGGACTGA
- the pspB gene encoding envelope stress response membrane protein PspB codes for MEELIIIPAIFIGLPWIILHYITKWKTSATITGDDEALLEELYNLAKRLDDRMDTVERLVASDNPEFRPGRIVHDSEQDNQQLRELEQLIAEKKGAKL; via the coding sequence ATGGAAGAGCTTATCATCATTCCCGCGATCTTCATCGGGCTTCCGTGGATCATCCTCCACTACATCACCAAGTGGAAGACATCGGCCACGATCACCGGCGACGACGAAGCCCTGCTCGAGGAACTCTATAACCTCGCCAAGCGGCTCGATGACCGGATGGACACGGTCGAACGCCTCGTCGCCAGCGACAACCCCGAATTCCGTCCCGGCCGCATCGTTCACGACAGCGAGCAGGACAACCAGCAGCTGCGCGAACTCGAGCAGCTGATTGCCGAGAAAAAAGGAGCCAAGCTGTGA
- the pspC gene encoding envelope stress response membrane protein PspC: MNSPRTTLYRDKQNAKLMGVCSGIADYTGVNVFWVRLGFLGLTFMSGGSTIPFYFIAGLLLNKKPAHLYVDHEEQTYWQRVRQNPKRTAREIRARMKDVDRRLADVETFYVSNNPRLTAEIEQLR; encoded by the coding sequence GTGAATAGCCCCCGCACCACGCTTTACCGCGACAAGCAGAACGCGAAACTGATGGGTGTCTGCTCGGGCATCGCGGATTACACCGGCGTCAACGTGTTCTGGGTCCGGCTCGGCTTTCTCGGCCTGACCTTCATGTCCGGCGGCTCGACCATCCCGTTCTACTTCATCGCCGGCCTGCTGCTGAACAAGAAGCCCGCGCACCTTTATGTCGATCACGAAGAGCAGACCTATTGGCAGCGCGTGCGACAGAACCCCAAGCGCACCGCCCGCGAAATCCGCGCGCGGATGAAGGATGTCGACCGCCGCCTGGCCGATGTGGAAACCTTCTACGTCAGCAACAATCCGCGGCTGACCGCCGAGATCGAACAGCTGCGCTGA
- a CDS encoding SufE family protein produces the protein MRTLSDIAEEYTFLEGDERYRLLIELGRELEAMPAALKTDATLVRGCSAQVWVYPTGEAGQLHFLADSNAAITKGIVALVIAAVQDKPADQVATMDVAAALGPFDLKNQLSSNRTQGVPNMIALVKEHAARIAAG, from the coding sequence ATGCGCACACTTTCCGATATTGCCGAAGAATACACCTTCCTCGAGGGCGACGAACGCTATCGCCTGCTGATCGAACTGGGCCGCGAGCTCGAAGCCATGCCCGCCGCGCTCAAGACCGATGCCACGCTGGTACGCGGCTGTTCGGCGCAGGTCTGGGTCTATCCCACCGGCGAGGCAGGCCAGCTCCACTTCCTCGCCGACAGCAATGCGGCGATCACCAAGGGCATCGTCGCGCTGGTGATTGCTGCGGTGCAGGACAAGCCCGCGGATCAAGTCGCCACGATGGACGTCGCCGCCGCGCTTGGCCCGTTCGATCTCAAGAACCAGCTGTCGAGCAACCGCACGCAGGGCGTGCCCAACATGATTGCGCTGGTGAAGGAACATGCCGCGCGGATCGCGGCCGGTTGA